The segment GCGCATGGCCGATATGGCATGGGCGGCCCGGAGGCCTAGGGATTCATCTCTCGATGTCTCCAAGGCCGCTGGGATTTTTAGGGCCAAGCCATTAAAGCTGAATGAGGCTTTGATCGAGCTTAGGGAGGGGGTGATGAGGGGATGCTCCCGGGGATTGCAATAAGGCCATTGAGGAGGTTCTCCGATGAGAGGGGCTTCTTCGCCGAGCTCATCAGATCGGATTGGATCGATCTGATAAATGGGGATCGGATCCTGCAGGCCAATCTCTCCATGACATACCCCGGCGTGGTTAGGGCTTGGCATAGGCACGGGAGGGGCCAAGTGGATTATTTCGCGGTCGTGGGAGGCGCCTTGAAGTTATGCGCCTATGACGATGCCTCCAAGGAGCTGGATGAGATCATCGCGACGGCCAGGGATCCATCGATAATCAGGGTGCCGGGCCATTATTGGCATGGGTTCAAGGCCATCGGGGACGAGCCGGCCCTATTGGTTTATTTCGTCAACAGGTTATACGATTACGGGGATCCCGATGAGGTTAGGAGGCCTTGGAACGATCCGGCCATACTCCCGAGATCCATCAATGGCGATGAGGGGGATCCGCGCGTTGGAAAGCCTTGGGATTGGTTCGCCCCGCCGCATAGGTAGGGAGCCATGAAGGGATTATTGCTAGCCGGAGGCCATGGGACTAGGCTGAGGCCGCTGACCTTCACCGGCAACAAGCATATGCTGCCCATAGCCAACAAGCCCATGATACTCTATGGGCTGGAGCATTTGATAAACGCGGGCATAAGGGAGATAGGCGTGGTCCTAGGCCCCATAAAGGAGGGGGTGAGGGAATTATTGGGCGATGGCTCCAAGTTCGGCGTCAGGATCTCCTACATAGAGCAACCGGAGCCGAGGGGCCTCGCCCACGCC is part of the Candidatus Bathyarchaeia archaeon genome and harbors:
- a CDS encoding dTDP-4-dehydrorhamnose 3,5-epimerase family protein codes for the protein MLPGIAIRPLRRFSDERGFFAELIRSDWIDLINGDRILQANLSMTYPGVVRAWHRHGRGQVDYFAVVGGALKLCAYDDASKELDEIIATARDPSIIRVPGHYWHGFKAIGDEPALLVYFVNRLYDYGDPDEVRRPWNDPAILPRSINGDEGDPRVGKPWDWFAPPHR